In Geothermobacter hydrogeniphilus, one DNA window encodes the following:
- the leuD gene encoding 3-isopropylmalate dehydratase small subunit produces MEKFTRMTGLVVPLDRPNVDTDAIIPKQFLKSIRRTGFGPYLFDEWRYLDHGEPGMDCSDRPRNPDFVLNQPRYEGAGILLARRNFGCGSSREHAPWALLDYGFRVIIAPSFADIFRGNCFKNGILPIVLDEAVVNRLFVAVEENEGYRLRVDLEGQKLTTPEGDIIPFEVDPFRRDCLLGGLDEIDLTLRHAEEIRQYERRRQKRAPWLFE; encoded by the coding sequence ATGGAAAAATTCACCCGCATGACCGGCCTGGTCGTTCCCCTGGACCGGCCGAATGTTGATACTGACGCCATTATCCCCAAGCAGTTTCTCAAGTCGATCAGGCGAACCGGTTTCGGCCCCTACCTGTTCGACGAGTGGCGCTATCTTGATCATGGCGAACCGGGGATGGATTGCAGCGACCGTCCCCGTAATCCCGATTTTGTCCTCAATCAGCCGCGCTACGAGGGGGCGGGCATTCTGCTGGCGCGGCGGAACTTCGGTTGCGGTTCCTCTCGCGAACACGCTCCCTGGGCGCTGCTCGACTATGGCTTCCGGGTCATCATCGCACCGAGTTTCGCCGACATCTTCCGCGGCAACTGCTTCAAGAACGGCATCCTGCCGATTGTCCTCGACGAGGCGGTTGTCAACCGGCTTTTCGTCGCGGTGGAAGAGAACGAGGGGTACCGGCTGCGGGTCGACCTGGAGGGGCAGAAGCTCACCACGCCTGAGGGTGACATCATCCCCTTCGAGGTTGACCCCTTCCGCCGTGATTGCCTGCTGGGCGGCCTCGACGAGATCGACCTGACCCTGCGGCACGCCGAAGAGATCCGTCAATATGAACGGCGGCGGCAGAAGCGGGCGCCCTGGCTGTTTGAATAA